From the Pseudodesulfovibrio indicus genome, the window ATTGGCGAGCTTCCAACCAACCAGCCCGAAAAGGACGGCTATCACAACGCCAATGATGACCGTATTCCGTATGGCTGCGGTCGAAGAGGCAACGATTTCGTCACGTTGGATAAGGGCTATGTACTTCCAGCCGGTCTCCTGGGACACATAGACGCTGCCGAGCATGTCCATGCCGTCCACAACAAGCCCTTCCACCAATTTGTCCGTTGTTGAATTCAACTTGGCGTAGGCCTCGGAAAGCTCCCCCATCTTCTTGAACACCCGCTCCTTATCTCGCGGGTCGGCCAGGATTCTTCCGTCGTCCTGGACAATCATGATGTATCCCGTTTTCCCGATCTGGATGCTGGACGCAATCTCACTCAGTTTTCCGAGGGATATGTCCACTGCGGCGACACCGATCAGTTGCCCCTGATCGTCCTTGATCTTGGTCACCATCCCGATGTTGGGAACCCCCTGCGTCGTGATGTACGCCTTCAGCAACGTCGTATCCGTTTTCGAAGCAGCTCCCTGCTCGTACCATGGCCGCTTCCTCGGATCGTACGAATTGCTGACCTCCTCATTGGGCGCGGCAGTGTACCCGCCATCCTTCAACCCGGCATACACGTACGCGAATTCGGAGTGACTGCGCATGAGCTTGTCGAACGCCTCGAAAGCCTGTCTCTCCAACGCTCCCATGTTGTCCCGCAGGGCAAAATACTTGCCCTCCGGCAACGTGAAAAAGCGCGTCCAGTCGCCCAGTCCGTTTCTGACCGCCGGCATCGAAGCCACATATCTCGTTATGTCTGCGGGACTCTTGAGCAGTTGGCCCACGAAACCGTCAACCATCAGGAGCTGTCCCTGAGCGGATGCCTCGAATGATTCCAAAACGGTTCCACGTATTTGCATCGAAACCATACCGGAAATGACCGTCACCGAAATCACGACTGGAAGAATAATTGAAAGAATGAACTTGGCTCTGATTTTCATGCTCCCCTCCACGTGGAAAGTTCATTATATAAGCATAGCCGAGCAACATACTGAAGACCGTTATAATATGGTTCGGCTACACAATGCGGACTTCTCGCATTCATGCCGTAACGCTGCGACTCGCCCCGATTATTGTGGGCGTTGCTCTTGGCTGCACCTTTTCGCATCCCGATCGGACGAAGAGATACCCAGGCGGTTTTTCGGGCTCATGACGCCGAGGCTCCCGCCGACTGTCCGACAATGCCTCGGAAGGCATGGTATGGAGTTGCCTTTCCGCCCGCTTCGCCCTATTCCAAAAGCACCATCGAACTTTCAACGGAACTCAGAAGATTCCATGCCACGCAAGGGGGTATGGCCCCGACATCCCAGCCGCTCCCGATCGACATCCCGAAGCGGAGGCGATGCCGTCAAATGCCCGGTCAGCTTTGACCAGGCAGAGTTCACAAGGGGATTAGCACAATGGACATTCCGCGGATATTCACCATATCAGAAAGCGCCCACCGCATTCACAACCCTTTCACCGAAGACAAATTCGCCACTCTCGCGCGCAGCGTTGCGTCTGAAGCCGGGTACCCGGATACTCGATCTGGGCAGCGGTTCGGGAGAAATGCTGTGCACCTGGGCCCGCGACCACGGCGTGATCGGCACCGGCGTCGACATGAGCCCGCTGTTCACCAGGCAGGCCGAACAGCGCGCCAAGGAACTCGGCGTGGCCGATCAGGTCGGATTCATCCACGGCGATGCCGCCGGATTCGTCTCCGACGAAAAGGTCGACGTTGCAGCCTGTGTGGGCGCCACCTGGATCGGCGGGGGCGTCCCCGGCACCATCGAACTGCTGGCGCAAAGCCTGCGCCCGGGAGGGATTATCCTCGTCGGAGAGCCCTATTGGCGACAGCTTCCGCCTTCGGACAAGGTGGCCAGGGGATGCCTTGCCAACGGTGTCTCCGACTATCTCATGCTGCCCGATTTCCTCGCGTCCTTCGGCAGCCTCGGCTACGACGTCGTGGAGATGGTCCTGGCCGACCAGGATGGCTGGGACAGATACGAAGCCGCCAAATGGCTCACCATGCGCCGATGGCTTGAGGCCAATCCCGACGACGAGTTCGCGGCGGAAGTCCGGGCCAAGCTGGACACGGAACCCGAGCGCTACGCCGCGTACACGCGTGAATACATGGGCTGGGGGGTGTTCGCGCTGATGTCCCGTTAGGGCATTCGCGCATTCGACGGCACTAACCGGTGCCGTCGTAGATGGTGCCGGTCTGGCGGGCGATCAGGTCGGCCAGGAGCTGCTCAAGGGAATAGTCGGGGTCCGACGGCTTGCGGATCTGGGCGGCCTGATCCAGGAGTTGCGACTGGCTCTCCAGATTGAGCTGCTGCGACTGAAGCGAGTCTTCCTTGCCCTCGTAGACGTTCATGATGGAGGACATCTCGCTCTGCAGGCTCTGCACATAGCCGAGCTGCGTGGCCCGGGTGGCGTCCGCGCCCAGCGCGGTGCCGTCGAGATCGGTCCAGTTCACGCCGCTGGACGGGGTGTCCACCGAATGGAAGGTGATGTTGAACCCGCCGTCCTTGCTCGACTGGATGAAGACGTTGCCGTTGGCGTCGATCTGGTCCGTGCCCCACTGGCCGGAATCGAGCACCGCGATGCCGTTGAAATCCGCGCCGGATATGGCCCCGGTGATCTTG encodes:
- a CDS encoding methyl-accepting chemotaxis protein, giving the protein MKIRAKFILSIILPVVISVTVISGMVSMQIRGTVLESFEASAQGQLLMVDGFVGQLLKSPADITRYVASMPAVRNGLGDWTRFFTLPEGKYFALRDNMGALERQAFEAFDKLMRSHSEFAYVYAGLKDGGYTAAPNEEVSNSYDPRKRPWYEQGAASKTDTTLLKAYITTQGVPNIGMVTKIKDDQGQLIGVAAVDISLGKLSEIASSIQIGKTGYIMIVQDDGRILADPRDKERVFKKMGELSEAYAKLNSTTDKLVEGLVVDGMDMLGSVYVSQETGWKYIALIQRDEIVASSTAAIRNTVIIGVVIAVLFGLVGWKLANSMATPIVRSGEITRMVAQGDLTSSIEVKGKDEVAQLGHDLQDMGSKLRGIVGEVRQAVDSVATGASELSSTAESLAQGATEQAANVEEVASSMEEMLSNISHNAENTKETEQIALRSAEDATSGGKSVAQTVAAMKVIADKISVVEEIARQTNLLALNAAIEAARAGEHGKGFAVVAAEVRKLAERSGMAAAEISELSISSVKVAEEAGSMLEKMVPDIKHTAELIHNITVANNEQQAGAEGINSAIHQLDQVTQQIAAASEEMSSTASELSGQANLLKSTVAFFKLGGEGRADPVRTALPASDSEPEDDMFDRY
- a CDS encoding flagellin, giving the protein MALTDIEKSFIYDYSMQLLQQDMLTNRLFASSSVGTDLRSLVLGGPVRAATFTNPFEEAISGTLRGDAAAVRQAAKNVGEAASMMGVARTEMATIVDALNDMENMIDQINSGELDGTSSVVQADYDALRDKITGAISGADFNGIAVLDSGQWGTDQIDANGNVFIQSSKDGGFNITFHSVDTPSSGVNWTDLDGTALGADATRATQLGYVQSLQSEMSSIMNVYEGKEDSLQSQQLNLESQSQLLDQAAQIRKPSDPDYSLEQLLADLIARQTGTIYDGTG